In Pseudomonas abieticivorans, the genomic window CTCCCGAGTTCGAACCGCCTGGAATCCCCAATGTCCGACCGCCTGACCCTCCTGCGTCCCGACGACTGGCACATCCATCTTCGAGATGGCGCTGTTTTGCCGCACACCGTCGCCGACGTAGCGCGTACCTTTGGCCGCGCAATCATCATGCCCAACCTGGTCCCACCGGTGCGCACTGCCGAGGAAGCCGACGCCTATCGCCAGCGCATTCTCGCCGCGCGCCCGGCCGGTAGCCGCTTCGAGCCGCTGATGGTGCTGTACCTCACCGATCGCACCGAGCCTGCCGACATCCATGCGGCCAAGGCCTGTGGCTTCGTGCATGCCGCCAAGCTGTACCCGGCCGGCGCGACCACTAACTCGGACTCGGGCGTCACCAGCATCGACAAGATCTTCCCGGTGCTCGAAGCCATGGCCGACGTCGGCATGCCGTTGCTGGTACACGGTGAAGTCACCCGCGGCGACGTCGACGTGTTCGACCGCGAGAAGCTGTTCATCGACGAGCACATGCGCCGCGTGGTCGAACGCTTCCCGACGCTCAAAGTGGTGTTCGAACACATCACCACCGCCGACGCCGTGCAGTTCGTCAACGAAGCATCGAGCAACGTGGCCG contains:
- the pyrC gene encoding dihydroorotase, whose product is MSDRLTLLRPDDWHIHLRDGAVLPHTVADVARTFGRAIIMPNLVPPVRTAEEADAYRQRILAARPAGSRFEPLMVLYLTDRTEPADIHAAKACGFVHAAKLYPAGATTNSDSGVTSIDKIFPVLEAMADVGMPLLVHGEVTRGDVDVFDREKLFIDEHMRRVVERFPTLKVVFEHITTADAVQFVNEASSNVAATITAHHLLYNRNHMLVGGIRPHFYCLPILKRNTHQVALLDAATSGSSKFFLGTDSAPHAQHAKEAACGCAGCYTAYAAIELYAEAFEQRNALDKLEGFASLNGPAFYGLPVSTESITLVREEWTAPATLPFGELTVIPLRAGEKLRWRLLEQNA